A genomic region of Mycobacterium senriense contains the following coding sequences:
- a CDS encoding GNAT family N-acetyltransferase, which yields MEPLTGTFQIAPAASGDALELAAVAAQTFPLACPPSATAENIASFIEANLSAAHFARYLSDPDRAVVTARQDGRIVGYAMLVRGVSEHAGVQQAVEIRPAAELSKMYILPDRHASGAASALMERILAVAADWGIRCVWLGVNRANQRAQRFYLKSGFTINGTRTFQLGAGVESDYVMIRELGQPPR from the coding sequence GTGGAACCTCTGACCGGAACGTTCCAGATCGCGCCGGCGGCTTCCGGTGACGCCCTAGAGCTGGCCGCCGTTGCGGCGCAAACCTTTCCGCTGGCGTGTCCGCCGTCGGCGACCGCGGAGAACATCGCGTCGTTCATCGAGGCGAACCTGTCGGCCGCCCACTTCGCGCGGTATCTGAGCGATCCGGATCGCGCCGTCGTCACCGCGCGCCAGGACGGCCGGATCGTCGGTTACGCCATGCTGGTTCGCGGTGTCTCCGAGCACGCCGGCGTCCAGCAGGCCGTCGAAATCCGCCCGGCCGCCGAGCTGTCGAAGATGTATATCCTGCCCGATCGCCACGCGAGCGGGGCCGCGTCGGCGCTGATGGAACGCATACTGGCCGTCGCGGCCGACTGGGGTATCCGCTGCGTGTGGCTGGGCGTGAACCGGGCAAACCAACGGGCGCAACGCTTTTACCTCAAGAGCGGGTTCACGATCAATGGCACCAGGACGTTTCAGCTCGGCGCCGGCGTCGAGAGCGACTATGTCATGATCCGCGAGCTGGGTCAGCCGCCGCGGTGA
- the msrB gene encoding peptide-methionine (R)-S-oxide reductase MsrB — translation MTSPDVSQPKVQLSNDEWRKKLSPEEFHVLRQAGTERPFTGEYTDTKTEGVYQCRACGAELFRSTEKFESHCGWPSFFDPAKSEAVILRPDHSMGTTRTEVLCANCHSHLGHVFAGEGYPTPTDQRYCINSVSLRLVPAGG, via the coding sequence ATGACCTCCCCCGACGTGTCGCAGCCCAAGGTGCAACTGAGCAACGACGAGTGGCGCAAGAAACTCAGCCCGGAAGAGTTCCACGTGCTGCGCCAGGCCGGCACCGAGCGACCCTTCACCGGTGAATACACCGACACCAAAACCGAAGGCGTGTACCAATGCCGGGCCTGTGGTGCCGAATTGTTCCGCAGCACAGAGAAGTTCGAGTCGCACTGCGGCTGGCCGTCGTTCTTCGACCCGGCGAAGTCCGAGGCGGTGATCCTGCGGCCCGATCATTCCATGGGCACGACGCGCACCGAGGTGCTGTGCGCGAACTGCCACAGCCACCTGGGCCACGTGTTCGCCGGCGAGGGCTACCCGACGCCGACGGATCAGCGCTACTGCATCAACTCGGTCTCGCTGCGGCTGGTGCCGGCGGGCGGATAG
- a CDS encoding alpha/beta hydrolase: protein MSRPYTCATILVAVTALLAGCVPGLAADPRFATNSGARPQGAATSKPAPSGPPPIAAPKNDLAWHDCTSKVFADAAVPAAAGVQLDCANYDADLDPVNGGGGTLSIGVVRAHSDKTPQDAGPLVFTTGSDLPSSAQLPIWLSRAGADVLATHPIVSVDRRGIGMSSPIDCRDKFDRQQMRDQSQFQTGDDPVANLSEVSNTATTNCGDAVGIGPNASSYDDAHAASDIERLRTLWDVPTLALVGIGNGAQVALAYAGSRPDKVARLILDSPVALGTNAEAAAEQQVKGQQAALDAFAAQCIAVNCALGPDPKGAVSALLADARAGKGPGGTSVAQVANAITVALGYPAGGRVNATTDLANALASARSGDTNALNNLINHANALQDSDGQFVNVCSDAVNRPTPDRVRELVVAWGKLYPDFGTVAALNMVKCVHWPTGSPPPMPKTLKVDVLLLGVQNDPIVGTDGVAATAASIINANAASKRVMWQGIGHGASIFSGCAVPPLIGYLSSGKLPNTDTYCPA, encoded by the coding sequence ATGAGTCGGCCGTACACGTGCGCCACGATCCTGGTTGCGGTGACCGCGTTGCTGGCCGGCTGCGTCCCGGGCCTGGCCGCCGATCCGCGGTTCGCCACCAATTCCGGTGCGCGACCGCAGGGTGCGGCGACCTCGAAGCCGGCACCCAGTGGCCCACCGCCGATCGCCGCACCCAAGAACGACTTGGCATGGCACGACTGCACCTCCAAGGTGTTCGCCGACGCGGCCGTCCCCGCCGCGGCCGGCGTCCAGCTGGACTGCGCGAACTACGACGCCGACCTGGATCCGGTCAACGGCGGGGGCGGCACCCTGAGCATCGGCGTGGTCCGCGCCCACTCCGACAAGACACCCCAGGACGCCGGGCCGCTGGTCTTCACCACCGGCTCCGATCTGCCGTCCTCGGCGCAATTGCCCATCTGGTTGTCGCGTGCCGGCGCCGACGTGCTCGCCACCCACCCCATCGTGTCGGTCGACCGCCGCGGCATCGGGATGTCGAGTCCCATCGACTGCCGCGACAAGTTCGACCGTCAGCAGATGCGCGACCAGTCGCAATTCCAGACCGGCGACGACCCGGTGGCCAACCTCTCCGAGGTCTCCAACACCGCCACCACCAACTGCGGCGACGCGGTCGGGATCGGACCCAACGCCTCCTCCTACGACGACGCCCACGCCGCCTCCGATATCGAGCGGCTGCGCACCCTGTGGGACGTGCCCACCCTCGCGCTGGTCGGCATCGGCAACGGCGCGCAGGTGGCGCTGGCCTACGCCGGATCACGGCCGGACAAGGTGGCCCGGTTGATCCTCGACTCACCGGTTGCGTTGGGCACCAACGCCGAAGCCGCCGCCGAGCAGCAGGTCAAGGGGCAGCAGGCCGCCCTCGACGCGTTCGCCGCGCAGTGCATCGCGGTGAATTGCGCGCTGGGCCCCGACCCGAAGGGTGCCGTCAGCGCCCTGCTGGCCGACGCCCGCGCCGGTAAGGGCCCCGGCGGCACGTCGGTGGCGCAGGTGGCCAACGCCATCACCGTCGCGCTCGGCTACCCCGCCGGCGGCCGCGTCAACGCCACCACCGACCTGGCCAACGCGCTCGCGAGCGCCCGCTCCGGCGACACCAACGCGCTGAACAATCTGATCAACCACGCCAACGCCCTCCAGGACTCCGACGGCCAGTTCGTCAACGTGTGCAGCGACGCGGTCAACCGCCCCACCCCGGACCGGGTGCGCGAACTCGTCGTCGCCTGGGGCAAGCTCTACCCCGACTTCGGGACGGTCGCCGCGCTCAACATGGTCAAGTGCGTGCACTGGCCCACCGGCTCACCGCCGCCCATGCCGAAGACCCTCAAGGTCGACGTGCTGCTGCTCGGCGTGCAGAACGACCCGATCGTCGGCACCGACGGCGTCGCGGCGACCGCGGCCAGCATCATCAACGCCAACGCCGCCAGCAAGCGGGTGATGTGGCAGGGCATCGGCCACGGCGCCAGCATCTTCTCGGGCTGCGCCGTTCCGCCGCTGATCGGCTACCTCAGCAGCGGCAAATTACCCAACACCGACACGTACTGCCCGGCCTGA
- the aftC gene encoding arabinofuranan 3-O-arabinosyltransferase, with protein sequence MYGALVTAAESTRTGLRDRTLAAFSPRTGPPSTSTVLRMALWPVAIMSVLHRSIILSLNGNITDDFKPVYRAVLNFRHGWDIYNEHFDYVDPHYLYPPGGTLLMAPFGYLPFTPSRYLFILINAVAILIAWYLLLRMFKFTLASVAAPALLLAMFCTESVTSTLVFTNINGCVLLAEVLFFRWLLDGRAGRQWWAGLVIGLTLTLKPVLGPLLLLPLLNRQWRTLVPAIAVPVVVNVAAWPLVSDPMDFVTKTVPYFLGTRDYFNSSIEGNGVYFGLPTWLIVFMRILFTLLMIGAMWLLYRYYRTRDPLFWFTSSSGVLLLWSFLVSSLAQGYYSMMLFPFLMTVVLRNSLIRNWPAWLGIYGFMALDDWLIYKYMRYGRALHYLKITYGWSLLLIVAFTVLLFRYLDARAENRLDDGIDPAWLTAEREREAIAPAAEPGAAAHVH encoded by the coding sequence GTGTACGGTGCGCTGGTGACGGCAGCTGAATCGACCCGAACCGGCCTGCGCGATCGGACCCTGGCCGCCTTCAGTCCCCGCACCGGCCCGCCGAGCACGTCGACGGTGCTGAGGATGGCGCTGTGGCCGGTGGCCATCATGTCGGTGTTGCACCGCAGCATCATCCTGAGCCTCAACGGCAACATCACCGACGACTTCAAACCGGTGTACCGCGCGGTCCTCAACTTCCGGCACGGCTGGGACATCTACAACGAGCACTTCGACTACGTCGACCCGCACTACCTGTACCCGCCGGGCGGCACGCTGTTGATGGCGCCCTTCGGATACCTGCCCTTCACGCCGTCGCGCTACCTGTTCATCCTGATCAACGCCGTGGCCATCCTGATCGCCTGGTACCTGCTGCTGCGGATGTTCAAATTCACGCTGGCTTCGGTGGCCGCGCCCGCCCTGCTGCTGGCCATGTTCTGCACCGAAAGCGTGACCAGCACGCTGGTGTTCACGAATATCAACGGCTGTGTGCTGCTGGCGGAGGTGCTGTTCTTCCGGTGGCTGCTGGACGGGAGGGCCGGGCGCCAGTGGTGGGCCGGCTTGGTGATCGGCCTGACGCTCACCCTCAAACCCGTGCTGGGCCCGCTGCTGTTGCTGCCGCTGCTGAATCGCCAGTGGCGGACGCTCGTGCCGGCCATCGCGGTTCCCGTCGTCGTCAACGTGGCCGCATGGCCTTTGGTGAGCGATCCCATGGACTTCGTCACCAAGACGGTGCCCTACTTCCTGGGCACCCGGGACTATTTCAACAGCTCCATCGAGGGCAACGGCGTGTACTTCGGCCTACCCACCTGGCTGATCGTGTTCATGCGAATCCTGTTCACCCTGCTGATGATCGGTGCGATGTGGCTGTTGTACCGGTACTACCGCACCCGAGACCCGCTGTTCTGGTTCACCAGCTCGTCCGGAGTGCTGCTGCTGTGGTCGTTCCTGGTGTCGTCACTGGCCCAGGGCTACTACTCGATGATGCTGTTCCCGTTCCTGATGACGGTGGTGCTGCGGAACTCGCTGATCCGCAACTGGCCGGCCTGGCTCGGGATCTACGGCTTCATGGCGCTGGACGACTGGCTGATCTACAAGTACATGAGGTACGGCCGTGCGCTGCACTACCTCAAGATCACCTACGGCTGGTCGCTGCTGCTGATCGTCGCCTTCACCGTGCTGCTGTTCCGTTACCTCGACGCCAGGGCCGAGAACCGCCTGGACGACGGCATCGATCCCGCGTGGCTGACGGCCGAGCGCGAGCGCGAGGCGATCGCACCCGCGGCGGAGCCGGGCGCAGCGGCTCACGTCCACTGA
- a CDS encoding DUF1942 domain-containing protein yields the protein MHRWPVVASAFLVAVAGIISVGVGAVPMPRAWAGDAPIGHIGDTLRVDNGTFIADVTVSGVGPCDPPPGFGYTREGTYKGFPGSTVERADVTIRAIRVPNPYVMATVMDFNGVTPNADAYKPRASDAPDALDNVLVNAPNGAIVRGGVYWDAYRDPVSTVVLLDKKTGYHLAQWNL from the coding sequence ATGCACCGCTGGCCGGTGGTGGCGTCCGCCTTTCTGGTTGCCGTTGCCGGCATCATCAGCGTCGGCGTCGGCGCGGTTCCGATGCCCCGCGCGTGGGCCGGGGATGCGCCGATCGGCCACATCGGCGACACGCTGCGGGTGGACAACGGCACGTTCATCGCCGACGTCACCGTGAGCGGGGTGGGGCCGTGCGACCCACCGCCGGGATTCGGCTACACCCGCGAAGGCACCTACAAGGGCTTTCCGGGCAGCACCGTCGAGCGCGCCGACGTGACCATCCGCGCGATCCGGGTGCCCAACCCGTACGTCATGGCGACCGTGATGGATTTCAACGGCGTGACCCCGAACGCCGACGCCTACAAGCCGCGGGCCTCCGATGCGCCCGACGCGCTGGACAACGTGCTCGTCAACGCCCCGAACGGGGCGATCGTGCGCGGCGGCGTGTATTGGGACGCCTACCGCGATCCCGTCTCCACCGTCGTCCTGCTGGACAAGAAGACGGGCTACCACCTCGCGCAGTGGAACCTCTGA
- a CDS encoding pyrimidine reductase family protein, producing MPDSGGPESFATSATSTTPLSLLGSIRGLDDGDLPRLYDYPEHDGTWVRANFITSVDGGATTGGSSGAMGGPGDRFIFNLLRELADVILVGAGTVRIEGYSGAQVGAAERQRRQTRGQSEVPQLAIVTGSGHLNRDMAVFTRTAVQPLVLTCTAAAEQTRRALSGLCEVLDCSGRDPEKVDEAALLAALGARGMRRILTEGGPTLLDSLMRRDMLDELCLTIAPCLVGGQARRIATGSGQLLTRMRCAHVLTDDAGYLYTRYVKA from the coding sequence ATGCCCGACTCTGGCGGCCCGGAGAGTTTCGCGACGTCGGCGACTTCGACGACGCCGCTGTCGCTGCTCGGCTCGATTCGCGGACTCGACGACGGCGACCTCCCCCGGCTCTACGACTATCCCGAACACGACGGCACGTGGGTGCGGGCGAACTTCATCACCAGCGTCGACGGCGGGGCCACCACGGGGGGCAGCAGCGGCGCGATGGGCGGCCCGGGCGACCGGTTCATCTTCAACCTGCTGCGCGAGCTCGCCGACGTCATCCTGGTGGGCGCGGGCACGGTGCGGATCGAGGGCTACTCGGGCGCTCAGGTCGGCGCCGCCGAGCGTCAGCGGCGGCAGACCCGCGGCCAAAGCGAGGTCCCGCAGCTGGCGATCGTGACCGGCTCGGGCCACCTCAACCGGGATATGGCGGTGTTCACCCGCACCGCGGTGCAGCCGCTGGTACTCACCTGCACCGCGGCGGCCGAGCAGACGCGCCGTGCGCTCAGCGGCCTGTGCGAGGTGCTCGACTGCTCCGGCCGCGATCCCGAGAAGGTCGACGAGGCCGCGCTGCTGGCGGCCCTCGGGGCGCGCGGCATGCGCCGCATTCTCACCGAGGGCGGCCCGACGCTGCTGGACTCGCTGATGCGGCGCGACATGCTCGACGAGCTGTGCCTGACGATCGCGCCCTGCCTCGTCGGCGGCCAGGCACGACGCATCGCGACCGGCTCGGGGCAGCTGCTCACCCGGATGCGCTGTGCCCACGTCCTGACCGACGACGCCGGCTACCTTTACACCCGCTACGTCAAGGCCTAG
- a CDS encoding class I SAM-dependent methyltransferase, with product MTQPFDPTDPTRFEEMYRDERTTHGLPAATPWDIGGPQPVVQQLVALGAIRGEVLDPGTGPGHHAIYYASKGYSATGIDGSAGAIERARENAQKAGVSVNFELADATKLEGFDGRFDTVVDCAFYHTFSTEPELRRSYVQALHRATKPGARLYMFEFGEHNVNGFKMPRSLSKNDFRDVLPDGGWEITYLGTTTYRVNVSVASIEAMAKRSPDMADQAEKLLERFRVIEPWLDGERAYAPFWEVHATRVD from the coding sequence ATGACCCAGCCCTTCGATCCCACCGACCCCACCCGCTTCGAGGAGATGTACCGCGACGAGCGGACAACGCACGGCCTGCCGGCTGCCACACCGTGGGACATCGGCGGCCCGCAGCCGGTGGTCCAGCAGCTCGTCGCGCTGGGCGCCATCAGGGGTGAGGTGCTCGACCCGGGCACCGGCCCGGGCCATCACGCCATCTACTACGCGTCCAAGGGATATTCGGCGACCGGCATCGACGGGTCGGCGGGCGCCATCGAGCGGGCCCGGGAGAACGCCCAAAAGGCCGGGGTGTCGGTGAATTTCGAGCTGGCCGACGCGACGAAGCTGGAGGGGTTCGACGGACGGTTCGACACAGTGGTCGACTGCGCCTTCTACCACACCTTCAGCACCGAGCCCGAGCTGCGCCGGTCCTATGTGCAGGCGTTGCACCGCGCCACCAAACCGGGTGCGCGGCTGTACATGTTCGAGTTCGGCGAGCACAACGTCAACGGGTTCAAGATGCCGCGGTCGTTGTCGAAGAACGACTTTCGCGATGTGCTGCCGGACGGTGGCTGGGAGATCACCTATCTGGGCACGACCACCTATCGGGTCAACGTCAGCGTCGCGTCCATCGAGGCGATGGCCAAGCGCAGCCCCGACATGGCCGACCAGGCGGAGAAGTTACTGGAGCGCTTCCGGGTGATCGAGCCGTGGCTCGACGGCGAGCGGGCGTACGCCCCGTTCTGGGAAGTACACGCCACCCGGGTGGACTGA
- the hemE gene encoding uroporphyrinogen decarboxylase, whose amino-acid sequence MNTRRDLPESPYLAAVTGRKPNRVPVWFMRQAGRSLPEYRALRAQTDMLSACFDADLVCEITLQPVRRHDVDAAILFSDIVVPLLGAGIDLDIVAGVGPVIESPVRTAADVAAIKTLERQRVQPVSDAVSMLVASLGNVPLIGFAGAPFTLASYLIEGGPSRHHARTKAMMLAEPDTWHALMEKLTDITVGFLRVQLEAGVDAIQVFDSWAGALSLANYRTYVQPHSTRVFSALADHGVPMTHFGVGTAELLGAMSSVGATVVGVDWRTSLADAATRVQPGTALQGNLDPVVVLAGWPVVERAARAVVDDGRRAIDAGAAGHVFNLGHGVLPETDPGVLTDLVSLVHSL is encoded by the coding sequence ATGAATACTCGCCGCGACCTTCCCGAGTCGCCGTATCTGGCCGCCGTGACCGGCCGCAAACCCAACCGGGTGCCGGTGTGGTTCATGCGGCAGGCCGGTCGCTCGCTGCCCGAATACCGGGCGCTGCGAGCCCAGACCGACATGCTGTCGGCCTGCTTCGACGCCGATCTGGTCTGCGAGATCACCCTGCAGCCGGTGCGCCGCCACGACGTCGACGCGGCGATCCTGTTCTCCGACATCGTGGTGCCGTTGCTCGGTGCGGGCATCGACCTGGACATCGTCGCCGGGGTCGGGCCGGTCATCGAGTCGCCGGTGCGCACCGCCGCCGACGTGGCCGCAATCAAAACCCTTGAGCGGCAACGGGTTCAGCCGGTATCCGACGCGGTGTCCATGCTGGTGGCCTCGCTCGGCAACGTCCCGCTGATCGGCTTCGCGGGTGCCCCGTTCACGTTGGCGTCCTATCTGATCGAAGGCGGCCCCAGTCGCCACCATGCGCGCACCAAGGCGATGATGCTGGCCGAGCCGGACACCTGGCATGCGCTGATGGAGAAGCTGACCGACATCACCGTGGGCTTCTTGCGGGTGCAGCTGGAGGCCGGGGTGGACGCCATCCAGGTCTTCGACTCGTGGGCCGGGGCGCTGTCCCTGGCGAACTACCGCACCTACGTGCAGCCGCACAGCACCCGGGTGTTTTCCGCGCTGGCCGACCACGGCGTACCGATGACCCATTTCGGGGTCGGCACCGCCGAACTGCTGGGCGCCATGTCCTCGGTCGGCGCGACCGTGGTCGGCGTGGATTGGCGGACCTCCCTGGCCGACGCCGCCACTCGCGTGCAACCCGGCACGGCGTTGCAGGGCAACCTGGATCCGGTGGTGGTGCTGGCGGGCTGGCCGGTGGTGGAGCGCGCGGCGCGCGCGGTCGTGGACGACGGGCGGCGGGCGATCGACGCCGGCGCCGCCGGTCACGTCTTCAATCTCGGCCACGGCGTGCTGCCCGAGACGGATCCCGGTGTGTTGACCGATCTGGTGTCGCTGGTCCACTCACTATGA
- the zapE gene encoding cell division protein ZapE has translation MSLIAARRYSSCMHGSTSAGASGGVAHLVDRHPTVSPQRLIAQLRPPPTFADVSFATYQPDPAEPTQAAAVVACQEFCRQAVERRAGRRKLLGRREILPGVGLYLDGGFGVGKTHLLASAYYELPGDGPGGSPDGPAPKAFATFGELTQLAGVFGFVECIELLANYTAVCIDEFELDDPGNTTLISRLLSSLVERGVSVAATSNTLPEQLGEGRFAAQDFLREITTLASIFTTVRIEGPDYRHRGLPPAPQPLSDDEVAARAARVEGATLDDFDALCTHLATMHPSRYLTLIEGVSAVFLTGVHGLDDQNVALRLVALTDRLYDAGIPVVASGAKLDTIFSEEMLAGGYRKKYLRATSRLLALTAAADPARGS, from the coding sequence ATGAGTCTGATTGCAGCACGCCGCTACAGTTCCTGCATGCACGGGTCCACCTCCGCGGGCGCTTCGGGCGGCGTGGCTCATTTGGTGGATCGGCACCCGACGGTGTCGCCGCAGCGGCTGATCGCCCAGTTGCGACCACCTCCGACCTTCGCCGACGTGAGCTTTGCGACGTATCAGCCCGATCCGGCGGAGCCGACGCAGGCCGCCGCGGTGGTGGCGTGTCAGGAGTTCTGCCGGCAGGCCGTCGAGCGTCGCGCCGGCCGACGAAAACTGTTGGGCCGACGGGAAATTCTGCCCGGCGTCGGGCTCTACCTGGACGGTGGTTTCGGCGTCGGCAAGACGCACCTGCTGGCGTCGGCCTACTACGAGCTGCCCGGCGACGGCCCCGGCGGGTCACCGGATGGCCCGGCGCCCAAGGCGTTCGCGACGTTCGGTGAGCTGACCCAGCTGGCCGGGGTGTTCGGTTTCGTCGAATGCATCGAGCTGCTGGCCAATTACACGGCGGTCTGTATCGACGAATTCGAACTCGACGACCCGGGCAACACCACGCTGATCTCGCGCCTGCTCTCGTCGCTGGTCGAGCGCGGGGTCTCGGTGGCCGCCACCTCCAACACGCTGCCCGAGCAACTCGGTGAGGGCCGGTTCGCGGCGCAGGATTTTCTGCGCGAGATCACCACGCTGGCAAGCATTTTCACAACCGTGCGGATCGAGGGGCCCGACTACCGGCACCGCGGGCTGCCGCCCGCACCGCAGCCGTTGTCCGACGACGAGGTGGCCGCGCGCGCCGCGCGGGTCGAGGGCGCGACGCTCGATGACTTCGACGCGCTGTGCACGCATTTGGCCACCATGCACCCGTCGCGGTATCTGACGCTGATCGAGGGGGTGAGCGCGGTGTTCCTGACCGGCGTGCACGGCCTCGACGATCAGAACGTCGCGCTGCGGCTGGTGGCGCTGACCGATCGGCTCTATGACGCGGGCATTCCCGTGGTGGCCTCGGGCGCCAAGCTGGACACCATCTTCAGCGAGGAGATGCTGGCCGGGGGATACCGAAAGAAGTATCTGCGGGCCACTTCCCGGCTGCTCGCGCTCACCGCGGCGGCTGACCCAGCTCGCGGATCATGA
- the hemQ gene encoding hydrogen peroxide-dependent heme synthase produces MAKLDYDSLNSTIRYLMFSVFSVEPGELGDQRDDVIDEASTFFKQQEERGVAVRGLYDIAGLRADADFMIWTHAERVEALQATYADFRRTTALGRASSPVWSSVALHRPAEFNKSHIPAFLAGEEPGAYICVYPFVRSYEWYLLPDEERRRMLAEHGMAAREYKDVRANTVPAFALGDYEWLLAFEAPELHRIVDLMRELRATDARRHTREETPFFTGPRVPVEQLVNALP; encoded by the coding sequence ATGGCCAAGCTGGACTACGACTCGCTCAACTCCACGATCCGCTACCTGATGTTTTCGGTGTTCTCCGTAGAGCCCGGTGAACTCGGTGACCAGCGCGACGACGTCATCGATGAAGCGTCGACGTTCTTCAAGCAGCAGGAGGAGCGCGGCGTCGCGGTGCGCGGCCTCTACGACATCGCGGGCCTGCGGGCCGACGCCGACTTCATGATCTGGACCCACGCCGAACGCGTCGAGGCGCTGCAGGCCACCTACGCCGATTTCCGGCGCACCACGGCGCTGGGGCGGGCCAGCTCGCCGGTGTGGAGCAGCGTGGCGTTGCATCGGCCGGCCGAGTTCAACAAGAGCCACATCCCGGCGTTTTTGGCCGGCGAGGAACCCGGCGCCTACATCTGCGTGTATCCCTTTGTGCGGTCCTACGAGTGGTACCTGCTGCCCGACGAGGAACGCCGCCGCATGCTGGCCGAGCACGGCATGGCCGCGCGCGAATACAAGGACGTTCGCGCCAACACGGTCCCGGCGTTCGCGCTCGGCGACTACGAATGGCTGCTGGCCTTCGAGGCTCCCGAACTGCACCGCATCGTGGACCTGATGCGGGAGCTGCGCGCGACCGACGCCCGCCGGCACACCCGCGAGGAGACGCCGTTCTTCACCGGGCCCCGGGTTCCCGTCGAGCAGCTGGTGAACGCCTTGCCATGA
- a CDS encoding protoporphyrinogen oxidase, protein MTSPSYCVVGGGISGLTAVYRLRRAVGDDAAITLFDPGDRLGGVLRTEVVGGVPMDVGAEAFVLRRPEMPALLDELNLSGRQRVSTGARPLIYSGQGLRALPAGTVVGIPSSAASVAGLVDEATVARIEAEPAQPLAWEPGADPAVADLVGERFGDQVVARSVDPLLSGVYAGSAATIGLRAAAPTVAAALDRGATSLTDAVRQALPPATGAPVFGSLEGGYQVLIDELLARGRPRWVRAAVSRLERAGAGWAVVDDTGARWAADAVILAVPAGQCCRLLAEIAPRSVAAAGRIASASSVVMALAVPADTAFPDCSGVLVATGERLRAKAITLSSRKWGARGDAQLLRLSFGRFGDRVAADTSDDELLTWALGDLAAVFSLTIDPVEVRIQRWIDAMPQYGPGHADVVAEVRAGLPPTLAVAGSYLDGIGVPACVGTAGRSAERVIRAIGDLDARVAR, encoded by the coding sequence ATGACCTCTCCCTCGTATTGTGTTGTGGGGGGCGGTATTTCGGGTCTGACGGCGGTCTATCGGCTTCGCAGGGCCGTCGGCGACGACGCCGCGATCACGCTGTTCGATCCGGGCGACAGGCTCGGCGGCGTCTTGCGCACCGAGGTGGTCGGCGGGGTGCCGATGGACGTGGGTGCCGAGGCTTTCGTGCTGCGCCGACCCGAAATGCCCGCACTGTTGGACGAACTGAATTTGTCTGGGCGCCAGCGGGTTTCGACGGGCGCGCGTCCGTTGATCTACAGCGGGCAGGGGTTGCGCGCGCTGCCCGCGGGCACCGTGGTCGGGATCCCGTCGTCGGCGGCGTCGGTGGCGGGGCTGGTCGACGAGGCCACGGTGGCCCGCATCGAGGCCGAACCCGCCCAACCGCTGGCGTGGGAGCCGGGCGCCGACCCCGCGGTGGCCGACCTGGTGGGCGAGCGGTTCGGCGACCAGGTGGTCGCCCGGTCGGTGGATCCGCTGCTGAGCGGGGTCTATGCGGGCTCGGCGGCCACCATCGGCCTGCGCGCGGCCGCCCCGACCGTGGCGGCGGCGCTGGACCGCGGCGCCACCAGCCTGACCGACGCGGTGCGGCAGGCGCTGCCGCCGGCCACCGGCGCGCCGGTGTTCGGGTCGCTCGAGGGCGGCTACCAGGTGCTGATCGACGAGCTGCTCGCGCGTGGGCGCCCGCGCTGGGTGCGCGCCGCGGTGTCGCGGCTCGAGCGCGCGGGCGCCGGCTGGGCGGTGGTCGACGACACCGGCGCGCGCTGGGCCGCCGATGCGGTGATCCTGGCCGTGCCGGCGGGGCAGTGCTGCCGGCTGCTGGCCGAGATCGCCCCCCGCAGCGTCGCCGCGGCCGGCCGCATCGCCAGCGCATCGTCGGTGGTGATGGCGCTCGCCGTGCCCGCCGATACCGCGTTCCCGGACTGTTCGGGCGTGCTGGTGGCCACCGGCGAGCGGTTGCGGGCCAAGGCCATCACGCTCTCGTCGCGCAAGTGGGGTGCTCGGGGTGACGCCCAGTTGCTGCGGCTCTCGTTCGGCCGGTTCGGCGATCGCGTGGCCGCCGACACGTCCGACGACGAGCTGCTGACCTGGGCGCTGGGCGACCTGGCCGCCGTGTTCAGCCTGACCATCGACCCCGTCGAGGTGCGCATCCAGCGCTGGATCGACGCGATGCCCCAGTACGGGCCCGGCCATGCCGATGTGGTCGCCGAGGTGCGGGCGGGCCTGCCCCCCACGCTCGCGGTGGCCGGCAGCTACCTCGACGGCATCGGCGTGCCGGCCTGCGTCGGCACCGCCGGGCGCTCGGCCGAGCGTGTGATCAGGGCCATCGGAGACTTGGACGCGCGGGTGGCACGATAG